One Candidatus Eisenbacteria bacterium genomic window carries:
- a CDS encoding inorganic phosphate transporter: MALPFPPEILFVIAVALAFDYSNGFHDAANSIATIVSTRVLSPRQAVAWAAFFNFAAFGVFGVHVAQTIAKGTVHPDIVTPAIVLGSLTGALAWNILTWWWGLPTSSSHALIGAFVGSALLDAGPGAIVASGVLKTVAFIVISPVLGLVLGFGLMLATVWIFRRSTPRRVDVLFRRLQLVSAALFSLGHGSNDAQKTAGIITALLYSTGHLSGDFHVPFWVILSSYGAIGLGTLSGGWRIVKTMGMSITKLQPVGGFCAETAGACALFGASAMGVPVSTTHTITGAIVGAGVSATGRLSAVRWGVASRIVWAWVLTMPAAAIVAAICLKLIHLSGLL; the protein is encoded by the coding sequence ATGGCGCTGCCTTTCCCGCCGGAAATCCTGTTCGTCATCGCGGTCGCGCTCGCGTTCGACTACAGCAACGGCTTCCACGACGCGGCCAACTCGATCGCGACCATCGTCAGCACCCGGGTGCTGTCGCCCCGCCAGGCCGTCGCGTGGGCGGCGTTCTTCAACTTCGCGGCATTCGGCGTCTTCGGCGTGCACGTCGCGCAGACGATCGCCAAGGGAACCGTGCACCCGGACATCGTGACGCCCGCCATCGTGCTGGGCTCGCTGACCGGCGCGCTGGCCTGGAATATCCTCACCTGGTGGTGGGGACTGCCCACCTCGTCGTCCCACGCCCTGATCGGCGCCTTCGTGGGCTCGGCGCTGCTGGACGCCGGGCCGGGGGCGATCGTCGCCTCGGGGGTGCTGAAGACGGTGGCCTTCATCGTCATCTCGCCCGTCCTCGGCCTGGTGCTCGGCTTCGGGCTGATGCTGGCGACGGTGTGGATCTTCCGGCGGTCCACGCCGCGCCGGGTGGACGTACTTTTTCGGCGGCTCCAGCTCGTCTCGGCGGCGCTGTTCAGCCTCGGCCACGGCTCGAACGACGCGCAGAAGACGGCGGGCATCATCACCGCGCTGCTCTACTCGACGGGCCACCTCAGCGGCGACTTTCACGTGCCGTTCTGGGTCATCCTTTCCAGCTACGGCGCGATCGGGCTCGGCACGCTTTCGGGCGGCTGGCGGATCGTGAAGACCATGGGCATGAGCATCACCAAGCTGCAGCCGGTCGGCGGCTTCTGCGCCGAGACCGCCGGCGCCTGCGCCCTGTTCGGCGCCAGCGCGATGGGCGTTCCCGTCTCCACCACGCACACCATCACCGGCGCCATCGTCGGCGCCGGCGTGAGCGCCACCGGGAGGCTTTCCGCCGTCCGCTGGGGCGTCGCCAGCCGCATCGTCTGGGCATGGGTGCTCACCATGCCGGCGGCTGCTATCGTGGCGGCGATCTGCCTGAAGCTCATTCACCTCAGCGGGCTGCTCTAG
- a CDS encoding peptidylprolyl isomerase has product MATNKGELVIRLLPDTAPMHVTSFAYLARLGFFDGLTFHRVIPEFMAQGGCPLGTGTGGPGYKFDGEYSKDVRHDRGGLLSMANAGPGTDGSQFFLTFVPTPWLDGKHSIFGAVEGGEATLRALEACGSASGRTSEKLTMDRVTIEIG; this is encoded by the coding sequence ATGGCCACGAACAAGGGCGAGCTCGTGATCCGCCTGCTGCCCGACACCGCGCCCATGCACGTCACGAGCTTCGCCTACCTCGCGCGACTCGGGTTCTTCGACGGGCTCACGTTCCACCGCGTGATCCCCGAGTTCATGGCGCAGGGCGGCTGCCCGCTCGGCACCGGCACCGGCGGCCCCGGCTACAAGTTCGACGGCGAGTACTCGAAGGACGTGCGCCACGACCGCGGCGGGTTGCTGTCCATGGCGAACGCCGGCCCGGGCACCGACGGCAGCCAGTTCTTCCTCACGTTCGTGCCGACGCCGTGGCTCGACGGCAAGCACAGCATCTTCGGCGCCGTCGAAGGCGGCGAAGCCACGCTGCGCGCGCTCGAGGCGTGCGGCTCGGCCTCCGGCCGGACCAGCGAGAAGCTCACGATGGACCGAGTCACGATCGAGATCGGCTGA
- a CDS encoding carboxypeptidase M32, translating into MKVIEDLKLRLLEVFDLNHAAALLRWDQTTYMPPGGAPARGRQTALLSRLAHERFTDPAVGRLIEQAEKESATLPADSDEAALVRVARREYEQAVRIPTALVAEFNEHTATIYQAWTAARPANDFAAVRPLLDRTLDLSRRMANCFSGWESIADPLIDFSDHGMKASTIRPLFRDLRARLVPIVRAITSRPPADDACLKQFAPAADQLAFGVEVLRAYGYDFERGRQDLTHHPYMTKFSLGDVRITTRVREDDVTDALFSTLHECGHAVYEQGIRREFEGTPLANGASSGVHESQSRLWENLVGRSLGFWRHFYPRLQATFPSQLGRVPLETFHRAINKVERSLIRVDADEVTYNLHVMLRFDLELDLLEGRVAVADLARVWRERFEADFGLPVPDDRNGVLQDVHWYSGVIGGAFQGYTLGNILSAQIFAAARAAKPAIPAEIEQGRFGSLHDWLRENVYQHGAKFPPDELVRRATGAPMSLEPYLDYLWGKYQPLYGLAESERVGAATTA; encoded by the coding sequence ATGAAGGTGATCGAGGACCTCAAGCTCCGCCTGCTCGAAGTGTTCGACCTGAACCACGCGGCCGCGCTGCTGCGCTGGGACCAGACCACCTACATGCCGCCCGGCGGCGCGCCCGCGCGCGGTCGCCAGACCGCGCTGCTCAGCCGGCTCGCTCACGAGAGGTTCACCGACCCCGCCGTCGGCCGGCTCATCGAGCAGGCCGAGAAGGAGTCCGCGACGCTGCCCGCCGACTCCGACGAGGCCGCGCTCGTGCGCGTCGCGCGCCGCGAGTACGAGCAGGCCGTGCGGATCCCCACGGCGCTCGTCGCCGAGTTCAACGAGCACACCGCGACCATCTACCAGGCATGGACCGCGGCGCGGCCCGCGAACGATTTCGCGGCCGTGCGGCCGCTGCTCGACAGGACGTTGGACCTGAGCCGCCGCATGGCGAACTGTTTTTCGGGTTGGGAGAGCATCGCCGATCCGCTCATTGATTTCTCCGACCACGGCATGAAGGCGAGCACCATCCGGCCCCTGTTCCGCGACCTGCGCGCGCGGCTCGTGCCGATCGTGCGCGCCATCACGTCGCGCCCGCCGGCCGACGACGCGTGCCTCAAGCAGTTCGCGCCCGCGGCCGACCAGCTCGCCTTCGGCGTCGAGGTACTCCGGGCCTACGGTTACGACTTCGAGCGCGGCCGGCAGGACCTGACGCATCACCCCTACATGACCAAGTTCTCGCTCGGCGACGTGCGCATCACCACGCGCGTACGCGAGGACGACGTCACCGACGCGCTGTTCTCGACGCTGCACGAGTGCGGGCACGCCGTGTACGAACAGGGCATCCGCCGCGAGTTCGAGGGCACGCCGCTCGCGAACGGCGCCTCGTCGGGCGTGCACGAAAGCCAGTCGCGGCTGTGGGAGAACCTCGTCGGCCGCAGCCTCGGCTTCTGGCGCCATTTCTACCCGCGCCTGCAGGCGACGTTCCCCTCGCAGCTCGGCAGGGTTCCGCTCGAGACGTTCCACCGCGCGATCAACAAGGTCGAACGCTCGCTGATCCGCGTGGACGCCGACGAGGTCACCTACAACCTGCACGTCATGCTGCGCTTCGACCTCGAGCTGGACCTGCTCGAGGGTCGCGTCGCGGTCGCCGACCTGGCGCGCGTGTGGCGCGAGCGGTTCGAAGCCGATTTCGGCCTGCCCGTTCCGGACGACCGCAACGGCGTGCTGCAGGACGTGCACTGGTACTCGGGCGTGATCGGCGGGGCGTTCCAGGGCTACACGCTGGGCAACATCCTGAGCGCCCAGATCTTCGCGGCGGCCCGCGCCGCGAAGCCGGCCATCCCGGCCGAGATCGAGCAGGGCCGCTTCGGCTCGCTGCACGACTGGCTGCGCGAGAACGTCTACCAGCACGGGGCGAAGTTCCCGCCCGACGAGCTGGTGCGCCGCGCGACGGGCGCGCCGATGTCGCTCGAGCCCTACCTCGACTACCTGTGGGGCAAGTACCAGCCGCTCTACGGGCTCGCCGAGAGCGAACGGGTGGGAGCCGCCACGACCGCGTGA
- a CDS encoding cupin encodes MPVHIAAPTRVTAAGSKPKWIDEYVGRANNGESRVSIAHMRSPAGWREPAQAPEFDEYTVVLRGCLRVEHDGGALDVRAGEAVLTRAGERVRYSSPGEDGAEYVAVCLPAFSPGLVHRED; translated from the coding sequence TTGCCTGTCCACATCGCCGCCCCGACCCGTGTCACGGCCGCCGGCAGCAAGCCGAAATGGATTGACGAGTACGTCGGCCGGGCGAACAACGGCGAATCACGCGTGAGCATCGCGCACATGCGAAGTCCCGCGGGCTGGCGCGAGCCGGCGCAGGCGCCGGAGTTCGACGAGTACACCGTGGTGCTGCGCGGCTGCCTGCGGGTCGAGCATGACGGCGGCGCGCTCGACGTGCGGGCGGGCGAGGCGGTCCTGACGCGCGCGGGCGAACGCGTGCGCTACTCGAGTCCGGGCGAGGACGGCGCCGAATACGTCGCCGTCTGCCTGCCGGCCTTCTCCCCGGGTCTCGTGCACCGGGAGGACTGA
- the msrA gene encoding peptide-methionine (S)-S-oxide reductase MsrA, with the protein MFHFRPLIASAWLLGSVWFANFASAAAPAGAAPGTSTARADTAIFAGGCFWSMESQFEGVPGVLSVVSGYTGGRTANPTYEEVCSETTGHLEAVRIAFDPARIGYAELLDRYWHGIDPTQSDGQFCDRGESYTSAVFYRNAAQQRVALQTRAALTGAGGLKGRVVTQVRPAQAFWPAEEYHQDFARRNPERYRAYRTGCGRDRSLDRVWGARAVRPLAH; encoded by the coding sequence ATGTTCCACTTTCGCCCGCTCATCGCCTCTGCCTGGCTCCTCGGCAGCGTGTGGTTCGCCAACTTCGCCTCGGCGGCCGCACCCGCCGGCGCCGCGCCCGGGACCTCCACGGCACGAGCCGACACCGCGATCTTCGCGGGCGGCTGCTTCTGGTCCATGGAGTCGCAGTTCGAGGGCGTGCCGGGGGTTCTCTCGGTGGTCTCCGGCTACACCGGCGGCCGGACGGCGAACCCGACCTACGAGGAGGTCTGTTCGGAAACGACCGGCCACCTCGAAGCGGTGCGCATCGCCTTCGATCCCGCGAGGATCGGCTATGCGGAACTGCTCGATCGCTACTGGCACGGCATTGACCCGACGCAGTCCGACGGCCAGTTCTGCGATCGGGGCGAGTCCTACACGAGCGCGGTCTTCTACCGGAACGCGGCGCAGCAGCGCGTCGCGTTGCAGACGCGCGCGGCGCTGACCGGGGCGGGCGGCCTGAAGGGCCGCGTCGTGACGCAGGTCCGGCCCGCGCAGGCCTTCTGGCCGGCCGAGGAGTATCACCAGGACTTCGCGCGCAGGAACCCGGAGCGCTATCGTGCCTACCGCACGGGCTGCGGACGCGATCGCAGTCTCGACCGTGTCTGGGGCGCGAGGGCCGTCCGGCCGCTCGCGCACTGA
- a CDS encoding protein kinase, with product MATVYLADDLKHRRKVALKVMRPELAAAIGPDRFLREIEVAARLSHPHVLPLFDSGAAAGQLYYVMPYVAGESLRARLDRERQLPLEEALRLAREIAGALGHAHAQGLVHRDVKPENVLLSDGIAMVADFGIARATSRDAATTTIAATHAATEAGFTLGTPLYMAPEQAAGDAGLDGRADQYGLACVLYEMLAGQPPFTAGSVPALLARHARDPVPPLRSVRPGIPDAVERVIEKALAKAPADRHAGMARFAEALAMAVAGARTPTPAPAQRERAVPGNLPKQRTSFVGRVRELAECARRMGETRLLTLTGVGGCGKTRLGLRLAESLLETHPDGAWWVDLAPVSEDSRLTLALATTLGVQEEAGRPLLETIARHLEGRRVLLVLDNCEHLLAATAEAADALLSATEHVRILVTSREGLGIEGEHVFALRSLGVPSAAAQTDLHAVEESDAVQLFVDRARLASSDFALTAATAPAVAEICRRLDGMPLAIELAAARIKMLTAEQIRARLDDRFKLLTGGSKALARHQTLRATIQWSVDQLEPPEQALFRDLAVFAGGWTLPDAVAVAGEDADEFDVLDRLTHLADKSLVTVGREDGEARYSMLETVRQYALEMLNASPGRDAVRGRHLGRFVRFVQDYDRRYEEQPTSELHRMVDRELENILAAHVWCDHAENGAELGLALLVPLRRYCPDRGLLELGMRVIREALARGDQSARTGGRARALSMLSDMCYFRGTYGDALATGREALGIARGLAEPMVLLSALDAAACAAYAAGEVQQARALCEEYVAEARSARKAQPLTSALTYLGEILRSEGDAESALRIYDELLPMARHRHHPAGLAITLGNFAMLRATVGDVRGALAAIAEAAGHAADSGSKRIFVAALDVTAGLAALLGEPATTARFYGASETAYARTGAQREPADARFHDPLRRRAEEAMGSSEFATAHAAGGALPLEAAFAEAHVWLKDRAAGS from the coding sequence ATGGCGACGGTGTACCTCGCCGACGACCTCAAGCACCGTCGCAAGGTGGCGCTCAAGGTGATGCGGCCGGAGCTTGCGGCCGCGATCGGCCCCGACCGCTTTCTCCGCGAAATCGAAGTGGCGGCGCGGCTCTCGCACCCGCATGTCCTGCCGCTCTTCGACTCGGGCGCGGCCGCCGGGCAGCTCTACTATGTGATGCCGTACGTCGCCGGCGAGTCGCTACGCGCGCGGCTGGATCGCGAGCGCCAGTTGCCGCTCGAGGAGGCGCTGCGGCTCGCCCGTGAGATCGCCGGCGCGCTCGGGCACGCGCACGCGCAGGGCCTCGTGCACCGCGACGTCAAGCCCGAGAACGTGCTGCTCTCGGACGGTATCGCGATGGTGGCGGACTTCGGCATCGCCCGCGCGACCTCGCGCGACGCCGCCACGACGACGATCGCGGCGACGCACGCGGCGACCGAAGCGGGCTTCACGCTCGGAACCCCGCTGTACATGGCGCCTGAGCAGGCCGCCGGCGACGCGGGGCTCGACGGGCGCGCGGACCAGTACGGCCTGGCCTGCGTGCTGTACGAGATGCTCGCGGGCCAGCCGCCGTTCACCGCGGGGTCCGTACCGGCACTGCTCGCCCGGCACGCCCGCGACCCGGTGCCGCCCCTGCGCTCGGTGCGGCCGGGAATACCCGACGCGGTCGAACGCGTGATCGAGAAGGCGCTCGCCAAGGCGCCGGCGGACCGGCACGCCGGCATGGCACGCTTCGCCGAGGCGCTGGCGATGGCCGTCGCCGGCGCGCGCACGCCGACACCGGCGCCCGCGCAGCGCGAGCGCGCCGTGCCGGGCAACCTGCCGAAACAGCGCACGAGTTTCGTCGGCCGCGTGCGCGAGCTGGCCGAATGTGCGCGCCGCATGGGCGAGACGCGCCTGCTGACGCTCACGGGCGTGGGAGGCTGCGGCAAGACGCGGCTGGGCCTGCGGCTCGCCGAGAGCCTGCTCGAGACCCACCCCGACGGCGCCTGGTGGGTGGATCTCGCGCCGGTGTCCGAGGACTCGCGCCTGACGCTCGCGCTGGCGACCACGCTGGGCGTGCAGGAGGAGGCGGGCCGTCCGCTGCTCGAGACGATCGCACGCCACCTCGAGGGCCGGCGCGTGCTGCTCGTGCTCGATAACTGCGAGCACCTGCTCGCGGCGACGGCTGAGGCGGCCGACGCGCTGTTGTCCGCGACCGAGCACGTGCGCATCCTCGTCACCAGCCGCGAGGGGCTCGGCATCGAGGGCGAGCACGTGTTCGCGCTGCGCTCGCTCGGCGTGCCGAGCGCCGCCGCGCAGACCGACCTGCACGCGGTCGAGGAGTCCGACGCGGTGCAGTTGTTCGTGGACCGCGCCCGACTCGCGTCGAGCGATTTCGCGCTCACCGCGGCCACAGCGCCCGCCGTCGCCGAGATCTGTCGCCGTCTCGACGGGATGCCGCTCGCGATCGAGCTGGCGGCGGCGCGGATCAAGATGCTCACCGCGGAGCAGATCCGCGCCAGGCTCGACGACCGTTTCAAGCTGCTGACCGGCGGCAGCAAGGCGCTCGCACGCCACCAGACGCTGCGGGCAACGATTCAGTGGAGCGTGGACCAGCTCGAGCCGCCCGAACAGGCCCTGTTCCGCGATCTGGCCGTGTTCGCGGGCGGTTGGACGCTTCCCGATGCGGTCGCGGTCGCGGGCGAGGACGCCGACGAGTTCGACGTGCTCGACCGGCTGACGCACCTCGCGGACAAGTCGCTGGTCACGGTGGGCCGCGAGGACGGCGAGGCTCGCTACTCGATGCTCGAGACGGTTCGCCAGTACGCGCTCGAGATGCTCAACGCCTCGCCGGGTCGCGACGCGGTTCGGGGCCGTCACCTCGGGCGCTTCGTGCGGTTCGTCCAGGACTACGACCGTCGCTACGAGGAGCAGCCCACGTCGGAACTGCACCGCATGGTGGACCGCGAGCTGGAGAACATCCTGGCCGCGCATGTCTGGTGCGACCACGCCGAGAACGGCGCTGAGCTCGGGCTGGCGCTGCTCGTGCCGCTCCGCCGATACTGCCCCGATCGCGGGCTGCTCGAACTGGGCATGCGCGTGATCCGCGAGGCACTCGCCCGTGGCGACCAGTCGGCGCGGACCGGGGGCCGGGCGCGCGCCCTTTCGATGCTTTCCGACATGTGCTATTTCCGCGGCACCTACGGCGACGCGCTCGCGACCGGGCGCGAGGCGCTCGGCATCGCGCGCGGGCTCGCGGAACCGATGGTGCTGCTGTCGGCCCTCGATGCCGCCGCGTGCGCTGCCTATGCCGCGGGCGAGGTCCAGCAGGCCCGCGCCCTGTGTGAGGAGTACGTGGCGGAGGCGCGCAGCGCACGGAAGGCGCAGCCGCTGACCAGCGCGCTCACCTACCTCGGCGAGATCCTGCGCTCGGAGGGCGACGCGGAATCCGCATTGCGGATCTACGATGAGCTGCTGCCGATGGCCCGGCACCGCCACCATCCGGCGGGCCTCGCGATCACGCTCGGCAACTTCGCCATGCTCCGCGCGACCGTCGGCGACGTGCGGGGCGCGCTGGCGGCGATCGCGGAAGCCGCCGGCCACGCGGCCGATTCCGGCTCGAAGCGCATCTTCGTCGCGGCGCTGGACGTCACCGCGGGACTCGCGGCGCTGCTCGGCGAGCCGGCGACGACGGCCCGCTTCTACGGCGCGTCCGAGACGGCGTACGCGCGCACCGGCGCGCAGCGCGAGCCGGCCGACGCGCGCTTCCACGACCCGCTCCGGCGCCGCGCCGAGGAGGCGATGGGTTCGTCCGAGTTCGCGACCGCCCACGCCGCCGGTGGCGCGCTGCCGCTGGAGGCGGCATTCGCCGAGGCGCACGTGTGGCTCAAGGACCGCGCCGCGGGCAGTTGA
- a CDS encoding DUF4126 domain-containing protein translates to MAIAAALGWASGLRFYAVVFVTGLVGRLGWVHLPPGLEVLQSPLVLGASGLMLLVEFLADKIPALDSLWDIVHTIVRVPGGAALAAAVFGVDHGSMAVIAGLLGGTLAAVSHTARSTARTAANTSPEPFSNFGLSLLDDVAAPFALWLAWAHPWIFFPVLAVVVIAMVAVTWMLARFLHRLVRRVAGWFAPERARA, encoded by the coding sequence ATGGCGATCGCCGCCGCGCTCGGCTGGGCCAGCGGCCTGCGCTTCTACGCGGTCGTGTTCGTCACCGGCCTCGTCGGCCGACTCGGCTGGGTGCACCTGCCGCCGGGCCTCGAGGTGCTCCAGAGCCCGCTGGTGCTCGGAGCGAGCGGCCTGATGCTGCTCGTCGAGTTCCTCGCGGACAAGATTCCGGCGCTGGATTCTCTGTGGGACATCGTCCACACGATCGTGCGCGTGCCGGGCGGCGCGGCGCTCGCGGCGGCGGTGTTCGGCGTGGACCACGGCAGCATGGCGGTGATCGCGGGGCTGCTCGGCGGCACGCTGGCGGCCGTGAGCCACACCGCCAGGTCCACGGCGCGCACCGCCGCGAACACCTCGCCCGAGCCGTTCTCGAACTTCGGGCTGTCGCTGCTCGACGACGTGGCGGCGCCATTCGCGCTGTGGCTCGCCTGGGCGCACCCGTGGATCTTCTTTCCGGTGCTCGCGGTCGTGGTGATCGCGATGGTCGCCGTGACGTGGATGCTCGCGCGCTTCCTGCATCGCCTCGTGCGCCGGGTCGCCGGCTGGTTCGCGCCGGAGCGCGCGCGGGCCTGA
- a CDS encoding ABC transporter permease, whose protein sequence is MNLRESAGVALTALRANKMRSFLTLLGVIIGVSSVIAVMSLVQGLNQYVAKQLMSSGSNVFTIDRVGLAFDNLTFQDRLRRPPLTREDAALIARNAPHVAAAVAERQASAPLRRGSRSLGSVRITGVEPDYMLVDDLPVARGRALSEADELAHAPVCVIGADVADELFGNADPVGRDLRLGANRLTVVGVGERKGSAFGQSRDLYVVVPFGLFERIWGRVASVDIKVRSHSPADFEQAQDESRAILRVARHLRPGQADNFEIVTPEMLMSLWKNLSGALFVVIVGVSLISLVVGGIVIMNIMLVSVTERTREIGIRKALGARRRDILFQFLIESTTIAMAGGVVGLALGVLIALLIGAVSPLPIFVSPLAVVLGLVTSTLVGVFFGSYPATRAARQDPIEALRYE, encoded by the coding sequence ATGAACCTGCGCGAGAGCGCGGGCGTCGCGCTGACGGCGCTGCGCGCGAACAAGATGCGGTCGTTCCTGACCCTGCTCGGTGTGATCATCGGCGTCTCGTCGGTGATCGCCGTCATGTCGCTCGTGCAGGGCCTGAACCAGTATGTCGCGAAGCAGCTCATGTCCTCGGGGTCCAACGTCTTCACGATCGACCGGGTCGGGCTGGCGTTCGACAACCTCACGTTCCAGGACCGCCTGCGCCGCCCCCCGCTCACACGCGAAGACGCCGCGCTCATCGCCCGCAACGCGCCGCACGTCGCGGCCGCGGTCGCCGAGCGCCAGGCCAGCGCTCCGCTCCGTCGGGGCTCGCGCTCGCTGGGCAGCGTGCGCATCACCGGCGTGGAGCCCGACTACATGCTCGTGGACGACCTGCCCGTCGCGCGCGGGCGCGCGTTGTCGGAAGCCGACGAACTGGCCCACGCGCCCGTGTGCGTGATCGGCGCCGACGTCGCCGACGAGCTGTTCGGCAACGCCGACCCGGTCGGACGCGACCTGCGGCTCGGCGCGAACCGCCTGACCGTGGTCGGCGTCGGCGAGCGCAAGGGCTCGGCGTTCGGCCAGAGCCGCGACCTGTACGTCGTCGTTCCGTTCGGCCTGTTCGAGCGGATCTGGGGGCGGGTCGCGAGCGTGGACATCAAGGTGCGCAGCCACTCGCCCGCGGACTTCGAACAGGCGCAGGACGAGAGCCGCGCGATCCTGCGCGTGGCCCGCCACCTGCGACCGGGGCAGGCCGACAACTTCGAGATCGTGACCCCCGAGATGCTCATGAGCCTGTGGAAGAACCTCTCGGGCGCGCTGTTCGTGGTCATCGTCGGCGTGTCGCTCATCTCGCTCGTCGTGGGCGGCATCGTGATCATGAACATCATGCTGGTCTCCGTGACCGAGCGGACCCGGGAGATCGGAATCCGCAAGGCGCTCGGGGCGCGCCGCCGCGACATCCTGTTCCAGTTCCTGATCGAGTCCACGACCATCGCCATGGCCGGCGGCGTGGTCGGGCTGGCCCTGGGCGTGCTGATCGCGCTGCTCATCGGCGCGGTGTCGCCGCTGCCGATCTTCGTGAGCCCGCTCGCGGTCGTGCTCGGGCTCGTGACCTCGACCCTGGTCGGGGTGTTCTTCGGCTCCTACCCGGCGACGCGCGCGGCCCGCCAGGACCCGATCGAGGCGCTGAGGTACGAATGA
- a CDS encoding ABC transporter permease, whose product MTETGTGTPAGPPAPSAARGATTGMLGEVLRMAFHSLRAHTLRSLLTTLGVVIGVMTVVAMASIIEGFNQSVSRSINQFGSHVIYVRTFRPGFFVGGFPDSLRHRKAFTPEDARAIREQCPDVAYVNVMSFAEGATVSYRGHTSRGLQVLGSDTQVQYVLKYDPAVGRFFTDEEVQRRAQVMVIGKDIREGLFPRGGSAIGKTVHLGGQPFVIVGELEPKGRSLFDNPDELITIPYTTLEKYFPPPPNAPFYVPKRGYYYLNAVAVSPERTAAAVDEIRELLRTRRGLRSDQPDNFAVLTEQSLSELYDQLTGATFAVMLIISSIALVVGGIGVMNIMLVAVTERTREIGLRKAVGARRVTILVQFLLEATMLTGLGGVIGITLGAGLGQIVRAVSPLPAHTPLWAVLLAFGTSVAVGVFFGLQPAMKAARLDPVEAMRFE is encoded by the coding sequence ATGACGGAAACGGGAACGGGGACCCCGGCGGGCCCGCCGGCGCCTTCCGCCGCGCGCGGCGCGACGACCGGCATGCTCGGCGAAGTCCTGCGCATGGCGTTCCATTCGCTGCGCGCGCACACCCTGCGCTCGCTGCTCACGACGCTCGGCGTCGTCATCGGCGTGATGACCGTGGTGGCGATGGCCAGCATCATCGAAGGCTTCAATCAGAGCGTCTCGCGTTCCATCAACCAGTTCGGCTCGCACGTCATCTACGTGCGCACCTTCCGCCCCGGGTTCTTCGTCGGGGGCTTTCCCGACAGCCTGCGCCACCGCAAGGCCTTCACGCCCGAGGACGCCCGGGCGATCCGCGAACAGTGTCCCGACGTCGCGTACGTCAACGTCATGAGCTTCGCCGAGGGCGCCACCGTCTCGTACCGCGGGCACACCTCACGCGGGCTCCAGGTGCTCGGCTCCGACACGCAGGTTCAGTACGTGCTCAAGTACGACCCGGCCGTCGGGCGGTTCTTCACCGACGAGGAGGTGCAGCGCCGCGCGCAGGTCATGGTCATCGGCAAGGACATCCGCGAAGGACTGTTCCCGAGGGGCGGCAGCGCCATCGGCAAGACCGTGCACCTGGGCGGGCAGCCGTTCGTGATCGTCGGCGAACTGGAACCCAAGGGTCGCAGCCTGTTCGACAACCCCGACGAGCTGATCACGATTCCCTACACGACGCTCGAGAAGTATTTCCCGCCGCCTCCGAACGCGCCGTTCTACGTGCCCAAGCGCGGCTACTACTACTTGAACGCCGTCGCCGTGAGCCCGGAGCGGACGGCGGCCGCGGTGGACGAGATCCGCGAGCTGCTGCGCACCCGCCGCGGGCTGCGCTCGGATCAGCCGGACAACTTCGCGGTGCTCACGGAGCAGTCGCTGTCGGAACTCTACGACCAGCTCACCGGGGCGACCTTCGCCGTGATGCTGATCATCTCCTCCATCGCGCTCGTCGTCGGCGGCATCGGCGTGATGAACATCATGCTGGTCGCGGTCACCGAGCGGACCCGCGAGATCGGACTGCGCAAGGCCGTCGGCGCCCGGCGGGTGACGATCCTCGTCCAGTTCCTGCTCGAGGCGACGATGCTGACCGGCCTCGGCGGCGTCATCGGCATCACCCTCGGCGCCGGCCTCGGACAGATCGTGCGCGCCGTCAGCCCCCTGCCGGCGCACACGCCCCTGTGGGCCGTGCTGCTCGCGTTCGGGACGTCGGTGGCCGTCGGCGTCTTCTTCGGCCTGCAGCCCGCGATGAAGGCGGCCCGGCTCGATCCCGTCGAGGCGATGCGCTTCGAGTAG